The genomic DNA CCTCATCGGCCGCCAGCACGCCTACGGGCTGGGTAGCCAAAAACTCCCGCGAGCCGCCCTCTGGCACCACTGCGCCCACACCACGATGCCGGGCCGCGATGACGGCTGTGGCAATCTCATCGGCGACGCCGAGGGTGGAGTCGAAGCCGGCGTACGAAGAGGCGTCGACAAGCATCTCTAGTGCTTTCTCCCCGTGGTAGCGCAGCGCCGCGCCCGCGTCCACAATCGCCAGGCCCGGGCGCAGCACCTCCACCGAGGACGCCACCGCATCTAAGCCGGCCGCAACCTCCGCAAACGCCGCGCCATCCCGGTCCGGATTGGCCTCCACCACCGTCGCCTCAGGGCACAGCGCTTGGGCCTGGCGCAGGCGCATCCCGCGCCGAACGCCCGCCCGGCGCGCCGCCCTATCACACACCGCCACCGCGTGGTTGCGCGCAATAACCATCGGCCTCTGACCACCGGCAGCCTGGATGGGCCAATCCGGAAACCACACCGCCGCTACCCTCATACGGCCTCCAACCGGCGGCGCTCACCCACCGTGAGCACCCCGCGCGAGGTAGCCTGCTTCGAGGTCACCTCCACCTCCATGTCCACACCGCGAATACGCCCGCTGCCCTTGCCGACGCCCCGATAGGCACTCACCCGAGCCCCTATCCCCACCGCCGTGCCCGGCAACCGGGTGCCGACCGTCAGCACCGCCGCGCGCCCTCCGCGCACCTTCGCCAGCACCGGCCGAGCCTTGGTAGGACTCACCTCGCCGGGTGGCCCATGGTGGATGACGAGGTCCAACCCCTCCGCCAATACTCCCGTCACCATCCAGGATTCCAGGCCCGGTTCCGGCACGATCACCACACGTTCGATATCACCTTTATCGGCCACTTGTGCGAGTAGAAGATCTGGCCACCCCACCACGCCTACATGCCCACCGCTGGCAGTGAGGTGGCAGATAAGCTCCACCACCAGCGCTGGACAGTTCGCACAGTGCACCACCTGCCGGCGCGCCAAGCCACCTGCAGGAAGCAAGCGCGCCAGGTCAGGAAGTGTATCTACCAGCTCTTCTTCCGGGCCACGCTCCATAGCGCGCATGCGGGTACGCAGCATCGCCACACGGTCCGACCTACTTAGCCCGGCCACCGCTTTTTCTAGGCGAACGCTCGTTTGACTCACCTGAATAGTATGAACTCTCCCCCGGACACATGCAAGTGTATGTTCGAATGGTAACCTTAGTGGCATGAACTTCAATGCGGCCTACGGTGCCATGCGCGAGCACACCACCCCCATCCCCACTCCGGCATGGGTGCGCTTGGGCTCGTCCATCCTCATCGGTGCGGCCGTGGCACTCTTGGCAAGCCGCGCGCATATCTTTGCCGCACTGGTTGGGGCGCTCGTATGCCTTGTGGCGGCCTTCGTTCTCGTCTTTGCCCACCCCTACCGCGGCGCGATGCGCGCTTATGCCGACAAGCGCAACGTCACTCTGGTTCCCACCATCGCACAGCTCGTACCGCTTATGATCTTGTGGCTTATGGTGATGCTCGCGCCCATCGTGGCCCTGCCCGCATGGGGCGCCGGCCTAGTGTGGCTAGTGGTCTTTGGACTTAGCTTTTTCGTCTTCCCTCACGTGGATGGCACGCGCCGGCTCGCGTTTGCCTAATCTATACGACACTTTTCGGGGTTATCCACAGCTTTTCCGGCCCTAGTGCCGGGTGTGGGGCGGGTTATCCACAGAATCCGCTGTAGCGGTTGCGCCGGCCGTGCACCGGTGTAGGTGCGCGCCGTAGCGTTGCAGGCATGAACGCACTCGAGACTTACCTCACCGCCTTGGGCCCCGGCATGGACATCATCGCCGGGTGCCACGGCATGTCTGGGTCCGAGCTTATGGACCGCGGCGCGCCCGATGCCATCGCCGCCGACCTACTGCTTTTGTGCGAAAGCTACTTCGGCCGCACCAAATTTACGCGCCTGCAGCGCCGCTCTATTGCCGACGCCCGCCGCAACACCCATTCCATCGCCACGCTTACCGCCCTAGAGCGCATTGTTAACCGCGCGCCCAGCAAGAAGCAGGCCTGGCAACTGCGCGCAGAATGCTGCGCGATGACCGGCTCGATGAGCCACCTCCTTAAACACGCCCGCCGACGCCTGCGCGAAATGAAAGACAACACTGTAAGCCCAGGCGTGCGCACTTACCGACGCCCCAATGACTACTGGACGCTGGCCATCACCGGAACCTCTAGTTTCATCGCGGATCTTAACGCCGCGCTGGCCGCGACCGGAAAGCAATCGCTCGAGGCGGTAGAAAAGATCTTCTTTGACCAAGCAGCGGCCGCCCGGGCAGAAGTGGTGACCAATGCCATCGTGCCGCTGGAAAAATTCATCCGCATCCGCGACGGCCGCGGCGATGATATCGAACTCGATCTGACCAACGGCGCCACCATCACCGGCACCGAATATCTGCGCCGCGTGCTCAACGACGTCGACTTTTCTGGCGACAAAGAAACCGGCTACGTCACGCTCGTGCACCCCGAAGAAGGCCCAGTCAACTTGTACCGGACCGCACGCGTGGCCAATGACAAGCAGCGCATTATGGCCGCTGCAGAAAATCCACGCTGCGCCTGGCCGGGCTGTAACCAGCCGGCCGATCTCTCCCAAGTCCACCACCTTAAAGCGTGGAGCAACGGCGGCGAGACGAATATGAAAAACCTGGTCATGTGCTGCGCTTACCATAATGGCGTCAACGACGATGACCCCAACGCCCCACCTCGGCGCGGCCGCCTCGAGCGGGTGGGCGGACACATTGTGTGGCGGCCACCGTTTACCCCGCGCGAGTAAGCGCCGCCACTAAAACGAGCGAAAAGGCGCCCAGCAATAGCCTGAGCGCCTTCTACGCATGCCGTTTTACTCCCACTCGATGGTTCCCGGTGGCTTGGAGGTGCAGTCCAAGACCACGCGGTTGACGTCCTTTACCTCGTTGGTGATGCGGGTAGAAATCTTCTCTAGCACCTCGTACGGCAGGCGGGTCCAGTCCGCGGTCATGGCGTCTTCCGAGGACACCGGGCGCAGCACGATCGGATGGCCGTAGGTGCGGCCATCGCCCTGCACGCCAACGGAGCGGACATCGGCCAACAGTACTACCGGGCACTGCCAAATCTGATCATCTAGGCCGGCATTGGTCAGCTCTGTGCGGGCAATGAGGTCTGCCTCGCGCAGGGTTTCCAAGCGCTCTTCGGTTACTTCACCGATAATGCGGATACCCAATCCTGGGCCAGGGAATGGCTGACGGCTAACGATCTCTTCTGGCAAGCCCAGCTCGCGGCCGACGGCACGCACCTCGTCCTTAAACAGCAGGCGCAACGGCTCGACCAGTTCGAACTCCACATCATCTGGCAAACCGCCAACATTATGGTGAGACTTAATATTCGCCGTGCCATCACCGCCGCCAGACTCGACGACGTCCGGGTACAGCGTTCCCTGGACGAGGTAGTCGATGGTGGAACCTGCCGGGGCGTCGTCAAGCACGCCTGCAACCGCGCGCTCAAAGGAACGGATAAACTCCGCACCGATGGCCTTGCGCTTGGCTTCCGGGTCGCTAACTCCCGCCAACTTATCCAGGAAGGCGGCACGCTCATCTGCAGTCACCAGCTTCGCGCCGGTGGAGGCAACGAAGTCCTTTTCTACCTGCTCACGCTCGCCGGCACGCAGCAGGCCGTGGTCAACAAAGACACAGGTGAGGCGATCGCCAATGGCACGCTGCACCAGCGCGGCCGCCACAGCGGAGTCCACACCGCCGGACAGGCCGCAAATAGCGCGGCCTTCCTCGCCCACCTGCGCGCGGACATCCGCGATGAGCTGCTCGGCGATATTATCGGCCGTCCAATTCTGCTCTAGGCCAGCAATCTCGGTAAGGAAACGGGTAAGCACCTCCTGGCCGTACGGCGAGTGGAGCACCTCAGGGTGGTACTGCACGCCGGCCATCTGCTTGGCTGGGCACTCCATAGCGGCAACGGGAGCACCGGCCGAGGTGGCAGTAACCTCAAAGCCTTCAGGTGCAGAAGAAACGGCATCACCGTGAGACATCCACACCTTGTGGGTGGACTCTAGGCCAGCGTGAAGCACACCGCCCTTAACGTCTATATCGGTGCGGCCGTACTCACGCTCGCCGGTGGAAGAGACAGTGCCACCAAGCGCATGGTTCATGGCCTGGAAGCCGTAGCAAATGCCGAAAACCGGAATGCCGAGCTCAAGTAGCTCCGGCTTAAGGGCCGGGGCGCCATCGGCATATACGGAAGATGGTCCGCCCGACAAAATGAGAGCGGCTGGGTCCTTTGCTTTAATTTCCTCTACAGAAGCGGAGTTGGGGACAACCTCGGAGTAAATCTTGGCCTCGCGCACGCGGCGGGCAATAAGCTGCGCGTACTGAGCGCCAAAGTCCACAACGAGGACGGGGCGCGGGGTAGTATTTGGCTTAGTCACGTCCCATAGTCTAACCCACTAGACTAATGACCTATGAAGCGCTTGACTGTTGTGCTCGCCTCGGGGCTCTTAATGTGCGGTTGCGATACCACACCAACCACGGCCGCGGTGACGTCTGCGCTGGACGAACAAGGCCCACAGCAAGTAACGCTCTCGGCCGCAGAGATCTTTGGAGACCAGTGGGATGAGTGGGTCCCACTGTGTGGTCCGCGGCAGGCAGAGCGCGTGGGACACTCAGATGTGGCGCATAATTCGGTGGTGCTGCGTGCGGCCGCGGAGAAAAAGGTAGTAGAGCTCAATCCCACGAGAGCACGCGTGTGCCCGGTACAAAATGCAGGGCACTGGCGGCCGATGACAAAGCAGACCACATGGAGGCGCGAAGGTGGTTGGCAGCTAGTCTCCCAACCACTCTCCTAGTCTGCAGGTGTTCATCAGCTAATCAGCGGAATGCGGAAAAGAAGCCGAAGCACAACACGAGGCTGTACCAAAAGGCACAGCCGCGTTGAGGGATTCGATCGGAATTAGTAGCGAACAGCGAGTTTGACCTTTTGGAAGGACTTCAGGTCGGTATATCCGCACTTGGCCATAGAGCGGCGCAGCGCACCGACGAGATTGGTGCGGCCGAAGGGCTCGCTAGAGGGACCGTGCAACACGGTTTCAAGCGAGGGGGCCGCGGAATCTTCTGCAGCTTCGGCCGGGGTGCCGGTGGTGAGAAAATCCACGTCCAGGTCGGTATCGGCACCGGAGAACTGAACGAAGCCTCGCGGGAAGCGCGGGTGTCCGGCCGTGGCGGGCCAGTACCAGCCTTTACCACCGGCCTCGCGGGCCTGAGCAAGCAGCGGCCCTAGGACAACGCCGTCGGCGCCGCACGCAAAAGCCTTGGCGATATTGCCGGAGTTTTCAAACTCGGTATCGGCGATGATGTGCACGTAGCGGCCGCCGGTCTCATCGAGGTAGTCGCGGCGGGCTGCGGCGGCGTCGGCAATCGCAGTGCCCATGGCCGAGTCGATGCCGACGGTCTCGGCGTTGGTGGTCACGCCCGCGCCTACAATGACGCCGGCCGCACCGGTGCGCATCAGGTGTAGCGCGGTGGTGTAGTCGGTGACTCCGCCGGCGATGACGGGAACATCCAGCGAGCCGATAAACTCCTTGAGGTTCAATGGCTCACCGCCGGTAGCCACGTGCTCGGCCGAAACCAAGGTGCCCTGAATAATCAGCAACTCGGCGCCGGCCGCGATGACCTTCGGAGCCATCTCGCGGGCGTGCTGCGGCGAGACACGCACAGCTACAGTGACGCCGGAGTCGCGGACTTGGGAGATGCGTTCGGTAAGGAGGGCGTCGTCAAGCGGGGCAGCGTGTAGTTCCTGAATGATGGAGCTATCACCCGGCTGCGAGTAAATGCGGGCTAAAGCTCCCTCGAGGTCCTTGTGGCGGCCCCACAGGCCCTCGGCATTGATGACACCGAGGCCGCCTTGCTTGCCCATCTCGATGATGAACTCGGGGGTGGCGAGCGCATCAGTGGGGTGGGACACGAAGGGGATGTCGAAGGTATAGGCGTCGATGTGCCAGGTGGTGTCCGCGTCCTTGGAGGAACGGGTGCGGCGCTGCGGCACGATGGATAGTTGCTCTAGATCGAAGGTGCGGCGGGCCTCGCGGCCGATGCCGATTTCGGCGTATTCACGCATGATATTCCTAGCGGTAGTTTGGTGCTTCTGCGATTTGCTGCAGGTGGTGCGGGTGGGATTCCTTCAGGCCTGCGGCGGTGATTTGGACGAAGCGCTTGGTCTTTAGCTCGGCCAAGGTGGCGGAGCCGGTATAGCCCATGGAAGCGCGCAGACCGCCGATAATCTGGTGCACGATGGCATCGATATCGCCGCGGAAGGGCACGCGACCCTCGACGCCTTCCGGAACCAGCTTGTCTTCGCTGCGGACGTCGGCCTGGAAATAGCGGTCCTTGGAGTAGGAGCGCTTCTCGCCGGAAAGTCCGCGGCCCTGCATGGCGCCCATGGAGCCCATGCCGCGGTAGCGCTTGTACTGCTTGCCCTGGTAGACCACGATGTCGCCGGGGGCTTCGGTGGTGCCGGCAAACATGGAACCCAGCATGACAGTATCGGCACCGGCCGCCAAAGCCTTGGCGACGTCGCCGGAGTACTGCATGCCACCATCGCCGATAATCGGCACACCGGCCGGGCCAGCTACTGCGGCAGCTTCCATCAGGGCGGTAATTTGCGGCGCGCCCACGCCGGCGACGACGCGGGTGGTGCAAATGGAGCCCGGGCCGATGCCGACCTTGATGGCGTCGGCGCCGGCATCGATCATCGCCTGGGCGGCCTCGCGGGTGGCGAGGTTACCGCCGATGACATCGACCTTGGAACCGAAATCCTTCTGGACGCGGGCGACCATTTCCAGCACGCGGTTGTTGTGAGCGTGGGCGGAGTCGACGACGAGGGCGTCCACGCCGGCGTCGACAAGCGCGGCGGCGCGCTGGTAGGACTCTTCCCCGGTACCGATGCCGGCCGCAACCAACAGGCGGCCGGCCGAGTCCTTGGACGCGTTGGGATACTGCTCGGTCTTGACAAAGTCCTTGACGGTAATCAGACCGGTGAGCTTATTGTTCGCATCGACGATGGGCAGCTTTTCCACCTTATTGGCCGAGAGAAGTTCGAGGGCTTCCTTTTTGGATACGCCCTCGCGCGCAACGACGAGCGGCATGGCCGTCATGACTTCGCTGACCTTGCGGTCAAAATCAGGCTCGAAGCGCATATCGCGGTTGGTGCAAATGCCCACCAGGGCGCCATCCTCGTCTACCACCGGCAGGCCAGAGATGCGGAAGCGGGCGCACAACGCGTCTACTTCCCCGATGGTCATATCCGGGCGGGCAGTGATGGGGTCGGTGACCATGCCGGACTCGGAGCGCTTCACAATCTCTACCTGCTCGGCCTGGTCCTCGGTGGACAGGTTGCGGTGCAACACGCCGATACCACCCTGGCGGGCCATGGCAATGGCCATGCGGGCCTCGGTCACGGTATCCATGGCGGCCGAGGCAAGCGGAACACCGAGGCGGATATTGCGGGTAAATTGCGCGCCGGTATCAACCTCGGAGGGCACGATATTGGATTCGGCGGGCAAAAGGAGCACATCGTCAAAGGTCAGGCCGCGCAGGGCTACCTTGTTCGGGTCATCTCCACCAGTATGAATACGATTCTCGCTCATCGAGGTCTCTCCTTAACAGGTTTAGCGGCTAACCCAACTGTAGTGCGTTGCCGGCCGAAGACACCATTTGGGCAGGGGTAAATTGCCTCGGGCGAGCAAGTTCAATAGGCTCGCAGGCGTGAACTTCTTCGCCAATATGCCCCGCGATCCTTTCGCCGACGATCCGAATGACCCAGCCTCCTTCTTGGAGGAGGATGAGCAGGTCATGCCGCTTACCGACGACGACCGGATCGCCATCATCCACGACCTCGCGCTGGTGCAGAAATTCGCGTCCATCCTCGGCCCACGCGGCATCGATGGCATCTTCTTCCTGTGCGAGGATTGCCAGGAAAACCACTTCTATGAGTGGGATATTATGGCCGCCAATATGCGCGCCACACTTGAAGGCGAGCTAGCGCCGGTGCATGAGCCGGGCGCCGAGCCAGATCCCTCCCGCTACGTGCCTTGGGACTACGCCTTGGGTTACTTGGATGGCCTAGAGGGCCGCTAGCTTCTACTGCTGCTGGCCCAACTCGATGGTGGTCGTCGGCTCATCCTCAAGGTTGGGATTGGGCTGCGGGTTTGGCTGCCCCTGTTCCGTGACCACCACGGTTCCGGTGGCGTACTGAGTTTCGGTCACGGTGACCTGCTCCGGCTGCTGCTCCGGTTGCGAAGCTTCTTCCGCCACGGTTTCGGTGGCAGTCTCCGTCACGGTGTGCGGGGTGGGCTTCGGTTGCGCAGAGCGCTTTTGTTCCGCCTCGCGGTTGGCGGCGATGGCCTTTTCTTCCTTGCCTTCGGCCTCGTCCAACTTGGCGCGGGCGTCCTTCATCAATTCGCGAGCGCCTTCAATATCGCCTTCGGCCGCGCGAGATTCCATCTCTTCCAGCGTGCCGGCCAGTTCAACGTTGCGGGTCTTATCGCCGTTATCAAAGGTTCCAGCGTGCAACATCGCACCACCGGCTCCAGCGATGACTAGGGTTGCGGCGGCAGCGCCGATGAGCCCATGCACAATGGGGCCGCCGCGGCGACGTTTGCGGGCTTGGCCTAAGTCAATGACCTCAGGCTCAGCGTCGGCGCCTTCTACCAGCGGTGCTGGGGGCATCTGCTTGTCAACGTCCCCCTTTAACTCCAGCAGCAGCTCCGCCAGGTCATCCTGGCCATCGGAAGGGTCGGTTCCCTTCGAAAGCTCGGTGAGGAATGCATCATCATCTACCAAGGGCTGGAGCTGATCCGCGAGGCCGTCATTATCGCCGTGGTGCTTCGGTGCCATGATGGTGTCTCTCCCCCTTCCTTTCTGTTATGAGATATCCGCTGTGAGTAGGGCAAGTAGACCCTTAGTGCGCAGTTTCCTGTGCGGCTTGGAGAGTCTTTCGCAATTGAGCGAGTGCTCGGTGCTGTGCGACACGAACCGCACCTGGGGTGGAACCCACAATTTCCGCGGTCTCTTCTGCCGACAAACCATTGAACACACGCAGAATAACGATGTTTTTCGCCTTGTCACTTAATGTATCGAGCAAGGCGCGCATTCTGTTACTACCGTCGGCCTGCAACGCCCATTCTTCGGGGGTGGCTTCTCGCGCGGAATCTTCCGGGATTTCCTCGGTAGGTGTGGACTTATCGCGGCCCATGGCGCGGTGAGCATCAGTGACCTTATTAAAGGCGATGCCATAGACGTAGGCCATAAACGGGCGACCCTTGTCTTCATAGGAACCAATAGAGGTGGCAACTGCAAGGCAAATCTCTTGGGCCACGTCTTCCGCGGTGGGCTGGCGTCCGCCGCCAATGCGGGCGCGGCAGTAACGCAGCACCTGCGGGTGAATGATCCGCAGGACTTTTTGCAGCGCCCGCCGACTGCCGTCGACGGCATGCGGGACGAGATCCGCTAGCTCCTGTTCCCTATCGCTCACGTATGCACCCTCTGAGATGTTTTCGACCGGTAACTAACCATATTGGCACACGGGAAGTTTATGCAAAGGCAACGCGCAGCCCCATTACCTACGCAAGCTGAGAGATAGAAAATTCACAAACCGTTAACCTTCGACGTTTGCGCTGGTAAACCGTGGTGTAGGAAGAGGAATTGCGAGAACAATACTTAAAAGTCAAAAATCGGTAACCCACCGTTTACCCACGCGCGAAACACTACGTGAGGTTGCTTTCCGCGACACTGCGGAAGCCACACAAGAATTCTCGCCCTTACAAAGGAGCTTAGTAACGTGTCTCAGCCTCATTTGCTTCCCGGTCCCACCGCTGACTTGTGGGATTGGCAGCTACAAGGCGCCTGCCGCGGAGAAAACTCAGATGTGTTTTATCACCCGGATGGCGAGCGCGGCCGCGCCCGCGCCCAGCGCGAGAATCGCGCCAAAGCCATCTGCAATTCTTGCCCGGTCATTGATTTGTGCCGCGAGCATGCCTTGCAATCCGCCGAGCCCTATGGTGTATGGGGCGGAATGAGCGAATCCGAACGCGTCGTAGAGCTTCGCCAGCGCCGCCGCGCCACTGCCCCTGTCAACGCTTAGGACGGGAAACTAGGGGGAGACGAGGGCGTCGGCAAGAAAGCGCCCTGTCACCGAATCACGCTGCTGTGCCAAGTCAACTGGTGAGCTACCATAGACCAGCTGGCCACCGGCTGAACCGGCGCCAGGGCCCAAGTCGATGACGTGATCCGCATGCGCGAGTACGGCCAAGTTGTGATCGATGCAGATGACGGTGTGGCCGGAGTCCACCCGCTCATCACGCCCTGCTCCACGTAGACCACACCCGCACCGCTGCGCTTGGGGCAGGCACCCTCGGAATGCGCGGAAAAGAGTGCGGGTTTGACGCCATTGGCCTTGGCGAAGGCCTTGCGAATGGGGTCGGTATCAGCGGCGACCTTGATGTATTCCACGGCCCTAGTCTAGGCACAACAAAACCCGCCGCGCGGAAAGCGGGGCGGGCGATGTTGGGAAGGTTTAGTGCTGGTGGCCGTGACCGGCGTCAGCAGGCTGCTCTTCCTGTGGCTTTTCCACCACGGAGGCCTCGGTAGTAAGAACCATGCGGGCCACGGAGGTGGCGTTGACCACGGCGGAGTGGGTGACCTTCACCGGATCGATAATGCCGTTATCGATGAGGTTGCCGTACTCCAGGGTATTGGCATTGAAGCCCTCACCGTTGGACATCTCGGCAACGCGGGAAACGACGACGGCGCCGTCGAGGCCAGCGTTTTCGGCGATCCAGAACGCCGGGCGGGTCAGCGCGCGGGCGACGGCGAGAACGCCGACCTTAGCCTCACCCTCGAAGCCC from Corynebacterium tuberculostearicum includes the following:
- the guaB gene encoding IMP dehydrogenase, coding for MSENRIHTGGDDPNKVALRGLTFDDVLLLPAESNIVPSEVDTGAQFTRNIRLGVPLASAAMDTVTEARMAIAMARQGGIGVLHRNLSTEDQAEQVEIVKRSESGMVTDPITARPDMTIGEVDALCARFRISGLPVVDEDGALVGICTNRDMRFEPDFDRKVSEVMTAMPLVVAREGVSKKEALELLSANKVEKLPIVDANNKLTGLITVKDFVKTEQYPNASKDSAGRLLVAAGIGTGEESYQRAAALVDAGVDALVVDSAHAHNNRVLEMVARVQKDFGSKVDVIGGNLATREAAQAMIDAGADAIKVGIGPGSICTTRVVAGVGAPQITALMEAAAVAGPAGVPIIGDGGMQYSGDVAKALAAGADTVMLGSMFAGTTEAPGDIVVYQGKQYKRYRGMGSMGAMQGRGLSGEKRSYSKDRYFQADVRSEDKLVPEGVEGRVPFRGDIDAIVHQIIGGLRASMGYTGSATLAELKTKRFVQITAAGLKESHPHHLQQIAEAPNYR
- a CDS encoding GuaB3 family IMP dehydrogenase-related protein, with product MREYAEIGIGREARRTFDLEQLSIVPQRRTRSSKDADTTWHIDAYTFDIPFVSHPTDALATPEFIIEMGKQGGLGVINAEGLWGRHKDLEGALARIYSQPGDSSIIQELHAAPLDDALLTERISQVRDSGVTVAVRVSPQHAREMAPKVIAAGAELLIIQGTLVSAEHVATGGEPLNLKEFIGSLDVPVIAGGVTDYTTALHLMRTGAAGVIVGAGVTTNAETVGIDSAMGTAIADAAAARRDYLDETGGRYVHIIADTEFENSGNIAKAFACGADGVVLGPLLAQAREAGGKGWYWPATAGHPRFPRGFVQFSGADTDLDVDFLTTGTPAEAAEDSAAPSLETVLHGPSSEPFGRTNLVGALRRSMAKCGYTDLKSFQKVKLAVRY
- a CDS encoding sigma-70 family RNA polymerase sigma factor, which codes for MSDREQELADLVPHAVDGSRRALQKVLRIIHPQVLRYCRARIGGGRQPTAEDVAQEICLAVATSIGSYEDKGRPFMAYVYGIAFNKVTDAHRAMGRDKSTPTEEIPEDSAREATPEEWALQADGSNRMRALLDTLSDKAKNIVILRVFNGLSAEETAEIVGSTPGAVRVAQHRALAQLRKTLQAAQETAH
- a CDS encoding HNH endonuclease signature motif containing protein, translating into MNALETYLTALGPGMDIIAGCHGMSGSELMDRGAPDAIAADLLLLCESYFGRTKFTRLQRRSIADARRNTHSIATLTALERIVNRAPSKKQAWQLRAECCAMTGSMSHLLKHARRRLREMKDNTVSPGVRTYRRPNDYWTLAITGTSSFIADLNAALAATGKQSLEAVEKIFFDQAAAARAEVVTNAIVPLEKFIRIRDGRGDDIELDLTNGATITGTEYLRRVLNDVDFSGDKETGYVTLVHPEEGPVNLYRTARVANDKQRIMAAAENPRCAWPGCNQPADLSQVHHLKAWSNGGETNMKNLVMCCAYHNGVNDDDPNAPPRRGRLERVGGHIVWRPPFTPRE
- the guaA gene encoding glutamine-hydrolyzing GMP synthase produces the protein MTKPNTTPRPVLVVDFGAQYAQLIARRVREAKIYSEVVPNSASVEEIKAKDPAALILSGGPSSVYADGAPALKPELLELGIPVFGICYGFQAMNHALGGTVSSTGEREYGRTDIDVKGGVLHAGLESTHKVWMSHGDAVSSAPEGFEVTATSAGAPVAAMECPAKQMAGVQYHPEVLHSPYGQEVLTRFLTEIAGLEQNWTADNIAEQLIADVRAQVGEEGRAICGLSGGVDSAVAAALVQRAIGDRLTCVFVDHGLLRAGEREQVEKDFVASTGAKLVTADERAAFLDKLAGVSDPEAKRKAIGAEFIRSFERAVAGVLDDAPAGSTIDYLVQGTLYPDVVESGGGDGTANIKSHHNVGGLPDDVEFELVEPLRLLFKDEVRAVGRELGLPEEIVSRQPFPGPGLGIRIIGEVTEERLETLREADLIARTELTNAGLDDQIWQCPVVLLADVRSVGVQGDGRTYGHPIVLRPVSSEDAMTADWTRLPYEVLEKISTRITNEVKDVNRVVLDCTSKPPGTIEWE
- a CDS encoding DUF5319 domain-containing protein yields the protein MNFFANMPRDPFADDPNDPASFLEEDEQVMPLTDDDRIAIIHDLALVQKFASILGPRGIDGIFFLCEDCQENHFYEWDIMAANMRATLEGELAPVHEPGAEPDPSRYVPWDYALGYLDGLEGR
- a CDS encoding daunorubicin resistance protein, which gives rise to MDSGHTVICIDHNLAVLAHADHVIDLGPGAGSAGGQLVYGSSPVDLAQQRDSVTGRFLADALVSP
- a CDS encoding WhiB family transcriptional regulator; amino-acid sequence: MSQPHLLPGPTADLWDWQLQGACRGENSDVFYHPDGERGRARAQRENRAKAICNSCPVIDLCREHALQSAEPYGVWGGMSESERVVELRQRRRATAPVNA